A genomic window from Candidatus Kryptoniota bacterium includes:
- a CDS encoding thiolase family protein: MRPAFIVSSVRTPVGKYGGVLSAVRPDDLAALVLRGIIGKSGIDPRNIDDVVLGCANQAGEDNRNVARMAVLLAEFPCEVPAYTVNRLCGSSLEAVNSAARMIGTGDADCVVAGGVESMSRAPYVIPKNVSGKALFGNLTAYDTALGWRFPNPALASRFPLESMGETAENLAGKYRISREAQDEFALESHRRAVAAQDAGKFHDELVEVRISGDKEITVADDEGPRRDTSAEKMSKLKPAFREHGTVTAGNSSGLNDGASAVLLCSEKFCVANGLEPVAEFVSSGTAGVDPRYMGIGPVPATRRALEKAGLKLADIGLIELNEAFAAQSLAVIVEIGFDRSITNVNGGAIALGHPLGASGARILTTLIHEMKKRKTGFGLATMCIGVGQGITTIIKLT; this comes from the coding sequence ATCAGGCCTGCTTTCATCGTATCTTCAGTCAGGACTCCCGTCGGGAAGTATGGCGGAGTGCTGAGCGCTGTCAGGCCGGACGACCTCGCCGCTCTTGTCCTTCGTGGGATTATCGGGAAGTCGGGCATCGATCCGCGAAACATCGACGATGTCGTGCTTGGGTGTGCGAATCAGGCGGGAGAGGATAACCGGAACGTCGCGCGGATGGCTGTTCTCCTGGCAGAATTTCCATGCGAAGTGCCCGCTTACACCGTCAACCGGCTTTGTGGTTCGAGCCTCGAGGCGGTCAATTCGGCCGCACGGATGATCGGAACTGGCGACGCGGACTGCGTGGTCGCCGGAGGCGTCGAGAGCATGTCCCGCGCACCGTATGTAATCCCGAAGAATGTTTCGGGGAAGGCACTGTTCGGCAACCTTACCGCTTACGATACCGCCTTGGGCTGGCGATTTCCGAATCCTGCACTCGCGTCCAGGTTTCCCCTTGAGAGTATGGGAGAGACAGCCGAGAATCTTGCGGGTAAATATCGGATTAGCAGGGAGGCGCAGGATGAGTTTGCCCTCGAAAGTCATCGGCGCGCGGTGGCTGCGCAGGATGCCGGAAAATTTCACGATGAACTTGTCGAGGTCAGGATTTCAGGTGATAAGGAAATTACGGTTGCTGATGATGAAGGTCCGAGACGCGACACGAGCGCGGAAAAAATGTCCAAGCTAAAACCTGCGTTCAGGGAACATGGTACTGTTACGGCGGGCAACTCGTCCGGATTGAACGACGGCGCATCGGCCGTTCTGCTTTGCTCCGAGAAATTCTGCGTCGCGAACGGGCTTGAACCTGTTGCGGAATTCGTGTCGAGCGGAACCGCCGGGGTCGACCCGCGATATATGGGCATCGGTCCGGTACCCGCTACCCGTCGGGCACTTGAGAAGGCAGGTCTCAAGCTGGCTGACATCGGGCTCATAGAACTCAACGAAGCATTCGCTGCACAGTCTCTTGCCGTGATAGTGGAGATCGGATTCGACCGGTCTATCACCAACGTGAACGGCGGCGCCATCGCGCTGGGACATCCCCTTGGCGCAAGCGGCGCGAGAATTTTGACGACACTGATTCACGAAATGAAGAAGAGAAAAACCGGTTTCGGACTTGCAACCATGTGCATCGGTGTCGGTCAGGGGATTACCACCATAATAAAATTAACTTGA
- a CDS encoding 3-hydroxyacyl-CoA dehydrogenase NAD-binding domain-containing protein produces the protein MKAVGIVGTGTMGAGIAMAFSRSGWEVLLYDVSKEIVARSLEVIGTEFQRDVEKERTKPEDAQASIARIHPRTELSDFSEVHLVIEAVTEDLLVKQGLFSKLDQICSADVPLTSNTSSLSIGAIASGSVHKNRIAGLHFFNPAHKMKLVEVVKTDFLADEILVELSQIVRQIGKTPIVARDTPGFVVNRCARHFYLEPLRFLSERMGSVEEIDYAFEAANFPMGPFRLLDLVGIDVNFHVSKSIYEQFFHEPRFRPVLLQQKMVESGFLGRKSGSGFYTYDEKSPKVALKIDRREGSISESLREMAHKISGRIETKNHLNDSQRLILARTVSMIVNEAFFMLEEGVAGEEDIDLAMKLGTNYPLGPIEFSERVGKYLIAEFLQIMRRSNGDAYRPSSLLSS, from the coding sequence CACCGGCACCATGGGCGCCGGAATCGCGATGGCCTTCTCACGAAGCGGTTGGGAAGTGCTTCTCTACGATGTCTCCAAGGAGATAGTCGCCAGGTCGCTCGAGGTCATCGGGACCGAATTTCAGAGAGACGTGGAAAAGGAAAGAACGAAACCCGAAGACGCCCAGGCTTCCATCGCCCGGATCCATCCCAGAACAGAGCTCTCGGATTTCTCGGAGGTGCATCTCGTCATCGAGGCGGTAACCGAAGACTTGCTCGTCAAGCAGGGACTGTTTTCAAAGCTTGATCAGATCTGTTCCGCCGACGTCCCTCTGACTTCCAACACGTCGAGCCTGTCCATCGGTGCAATCGCGAGCGGGAGCGTGCACAAGAACAGAATAGCCGGTCTTCATTTCTTCAATCCCGCACACAAAATGAAACTCGTAGAAGTTGTCAAAACCGATTTCCTCGCGGATGAAATCCTGGTAGAGCTTTCACAAATCGTACGCCAGATAGGCAAGACTCCTATAGTAGCGCGCGACACTCCCGGTTTCGTGGTTAACCGATGCGCGCGGCATTTCTATCTTGAACCGCTCCGGTTTCTTTCCGAAAGAATGGGAAGTGTGGAAGAGATCGATTACGCGTTCGAGGCGGCGAACTTCCCGATGGGCCCGTTCCGTCTCCTGGATCTTGTCGGCATCGATGTGAATTTCCACGTATCGAAATCCATTTACGAACAATTCTTCCACGAGCCGCGCTTTCGTCCCGTATTACTTCAGCAAAAAATGGTGGAATCGGGATTCCTCGGGCGAAAATCCGGCTCCGGGTTTTATACTTACGACGAGAAGTCTCCTAAAGTCGCTCTCAAGATTGACCGCCGAGAAGGATCGATAAGCGAATCTCTCCGCGAGATGGCTCACAAGATCAGCGGGAGAATCGAGACTAAAAACCATTTAAACGACAGCCAGCGGCTCATACTCGCGAGGACGGTATCCATGATCGTGAACGAAGCGTTCTTCATGCTTGAGGAGGGAGTCGCGGGTGAAGAGGACATAGACCTCGCAATGAAGCTCGGGACGAATTACCCGCTGGGACCGATTGAGTTTTCAGAACGCGTCGGGAAATACCTCATCGCGGAGTTTCTCCAGATCATGCGACGCTCCAACGGCGACGCTTACAGGCCGAGCAGCTTGTTGTCCAGTTGA